The Mycolicibacterium hassiacum DSM 44199 genome includes a window with the following:
- a CDS encoding aspartate-semialdehyde dehydrogenase gives MVNIGVVGATGQVGQVMRTLLEERDFPAEQVRFFASARSAGRKLTFRGQEIEVEDAATADPSGLDIALFSAGATTSRAQAPRFAEAGVIVVDNSSAWRKDPEVPLVVSEVNYDRDVRGRARSLPKGIIANPNCTTMAAMPVLKPLHDEAGLVRMIASTYQAVSGSGVAGVQELYEQASAVVEGSRDLVLDGRAAQFPPPNKYVAPIAFNIVPLAGSYVDDGSGETDEDQKLRNESRKILGIPELAVSGTCVRVPVYTGHSLSLNVEFSQPLSVERAKELLASAPGVKLVDVPTPLDAAGIDESLVGRIRQDPGVPDGRGLALFVSGDNLRKGAALNTIQIAELLAAEL, from the coding sequence ATGGTCAACATCGGTGTGGTGGGCGCGACCGGTCAGGTCGGCCAGGTCATGCGCACGCTGCTCGAGGAGCGCGACTTCCCGGCCGAGCAGGTGCGGTTCTTCGCGTCGGCGCGGTCGGCCGGCCGCAAGCTGACCTTCCGGGGGCAGGAGATCGAGGTCGAGGACGCCGCGACCGCCGACCCGAGCGGGCTGGACATCGCGCTGTTCTCCGCGGGCGCGACGACGTCGCGGGCGCAGGCGCCGCGGTTCGCCGAGGCCGGGGTGATCGTGGTGGACAACTCCTCGGCGTGGCGCAAGGACCCCGAGGTGCCGTTGGTGGTCAGCGAGGTCAACTACGACCGCGATGTGCGGGGCCGCGCCAGGTCGCTGCCCAAGGGCATCATCGCCAACCCGAACTGCACCACCATGGCGGCGATGCCGGTGCTCAAGCCGCTGCACGACGAGGCCGGGTTGGTGCGCATGATCGCCTCGACGTACCAGGCGGTGTCCGGCAGCGGCGTCGCCGGGGTGCAGGAGCTTTACGAGCAGGCCAGCGCGGTGGTGGAGGGCAGCCGCGATCTGGTGCTCGACGGGCGGGCGGCGCAGTTCCCGCCGCCGAACAAGTACGTCGCGCCGATCGCGTTCAACATCGTGCCGCTGGCCGGGTCCTACGTCGACGACGGCTCCGGCGAGACCGACGAGGACCAGAAGCTGCGCAACGAGAGCCGCAAGATCCTCGGCATCCCGGAGTTGGCGGTCAGCGGCACCTGCGTGCGGGTCCCGGTCTACACCGGGCACTCGCTGTCGCTGAATGTCGAGTTCTCCCAGCCGCTTTCGGTCGAGCGCGCCAAGGAACTACTGGCGTCCGCGCCGGGGGTGAAGCTGGTCGACGTGCCGACCCCGCTGGACGCCGCGGGCATCGACGAGTCGCTGGTCGGCCGGATCCGCCAGGACCCGGGCGTGCCCGACGGGCGCGGGCTGGCGCTGTTCGTCTCCGGCGACAACCTGCGCAAGGGGGCGGCGCTGAACACCATCCAGATCGCCGAACTGCTGGCCGCCGAACTCTGA